A DNA window from Candidatus Baltobacteraceae bacterium contains the following coding sequences:
- a CDS encoding NAD(P)-dependent oxidoreductase, which yields MSTQPKIGLVGTGRMGANMAKRLHDVGYEIAALFDVNPESALETAKETGGEVTPALARVTELSDVVITVVPDDAAMYKIFAMSGDSLLTNARGRIFINCATITPKVHVDVEKLAEERGAHSLEACMASSIPQARNGTLYLMIGGRKEIFDQVKPMLEKMSASLKYVGEAGRAAQVKALVNMVMNINTAGLAEGLGLGDALGLDLDVLREVFSQTGANSRVLETDGADMQNREHDVYFSAEHAAKDSGIALSLAKDVDLTLPLARATYEQFELMKKLGLGQLDKSGVSELTFASRHGKELANA from the coding sequence GTGAGCACGCAGCCCAAAATCGGTCTCGTCGGCACCGGACGCATGGGTGCCAACATGGCCAAACGTTTGCACGACGTCGGATATGAAATTGCGGCGCTCTTCGATGTGAATCCTGAATCGGCGCTGGAAACGGCGAAGGAAACGGGCGGCGAAGTCACGCCGGCCCTCGCACGCGTTACCGAACTTTCCGACGTCGTCATCACGGTCGTTCCCGACGACGCCGCCATGTACAAGATCTTCGCAATGTCCGGAGACTCGCTATTGACCAATGCGCGAGGGCGCATTTTCATCAACTGCGCGACGATCACGCCGAAAGTGCACGTCGACGTTGAGAAGTTGGCCGAGGAGCGCGGCGCGCATTCACTCGAAGCGTGTATGGCCAGCTCGATTCCGCAAGCGCGCAACGGCACGCTGTACTTGATGATCGGCGGCCGCAAGGAAATCTTCGACCAGGTCAAGCCGATGCTCGAGAAGATGAGCGCGTCGCTCAAGTACGTCGGCGAAGCCGGCCGCGCCGCGCAGGTCAAAGCGCTGGTCAACATGGTGATGAACATCAACACGGCCGGTCTGGCCGAGGGCCTCGGCCTCGGCGACGCGCTGGGCCTCGATCTCGACGTTCTGCGCGAAGTCTTCTCGCAGACGGGCGCCAACTCGCGCGTGCTCGAGACCGACGGTGCCGACATGCAGAACCGCGAGCACGACGTGTACTTCTCCGCCGAGCACGCCGCCAAGGATTCCGGCATCGCGCTTTCGCTCGCAAAAGACGTCGACCTAACGCTCCCGCTAGCGCGCGCGACCTACGAGCAGTTCGAGCTCATGAAGAAGCTCGGGTTGGGTCAACTCGATAAATCCGGTGTCTCCGAACTCACTTTCGCCTCACGTCACGGAAAGGAACTCGCCAATGCCTGA
- a CDS encoding alpha/beta hydrolase, translating into MSSVALVALDDGAQTTVETWGSRGPVVLCVHGMTSSRFSWQRLAEHLQDRFRVVAYDQRGHGDSARVHGPMELKRGIRDVENVATALGEPIDLLIGHSWGGAIAIQAGLRMPVWRVGAIDPMIQQVSPEWYEEYLEELRAQFAHDGDARAALIREEYADWHPTDVAAKVHAVATMTLDPIEGLMRENPPASWDMRPAIAAYDKPLWLGMAAPGESINDDAMLAEIVDRHSPNVDIAVFPGAGHNIHRTAFDAMVKSLDDWMART; encoded by the coding sequence TTGAGCAGCGTTGCGCTGGTCGCGCTCGACGACGGAGCGCAGACGACCGTCGAGACCTGGGGTTCGCGCGGGCCCGTGGTGCTGTGCGTGCACGGCATGACGAGCTCGCGCTTTTCTTGGCAGCGTCTTGCCGAGCACTTGCAAGACCGGTTTCGCGTGGTCGCTTACGATCAGCGCGGGCACGGCGATAGCGCGAGAGTGCACGGGCCGATGGAGCTCAAGCGCGGCATCCGCGACGTGGAAAACGTCGCCACGGCGCTGGGCGAACCCATCGATTTGCTGATCGGCCACTCGTGGGGCGGCGCGATTGCGATTCAAGCGGGTCTACGGATGCCGGTATGGCGCGTTGGAGCCATCGATCCGATGATCCAGCAAGTCAGCCCCGAGTGGTACGAAGAGTATCTCGAAGAACTGCGGGCGCAGTTCGCGCACGACGGCGACGCGCGCGCGGCGCTGATTCGCGAAGAGTACGCCGACTGGCATCCTACCGATGTCGCGGCGAAAGTGCACGCCGTCGCAACGATGACGCTCGATCCAATCGAAGGGCTTATGCGCGAGAATCCGCCCGCGTCGTGGGACATGCGCCCCGCAATCGCTGCGTACGACAAACCGTTGTGGCTCGGGATGGCCGCGCCCGGCGAATCGATCAACGACGATGCCATGCTCGCCGAGATCGTCGACCGGCATTCACCCAACGTCGATATCGCCGTCTTCCCCGGAGCCGGTCACAACATCCATCGCACGGCCTTCGATGCGATGGTCAAATCACTTGACGATTGGATGGCCCGCACGTGA
- a CDS encoding lipocalin-like domain-containing protein, with translation MNEERLSRKNLLGIAASFGIFTALGTPPAGATSLPVIGAWKLESFNVDEGKGGEKPRFGPEPAGYLMYTENERMAAVLMGTHRPSLNPPKSVGGPASGQCIESVADFLAYAGRYEIKGDRVFHHVEVCVFTNLVGTTLERQFTIAGDTLTIRTVPPEIWGSSNVLVWKRA, from the coding sequence GTGAACGAAGAACGCCTTAGCCGCAAGAATCTGCTCGGCATCGCCGCATCGTTCGGCATATTCACTGCACTGGGCACGCCGCCGGCGGGCGCGACGAGCCTACCCGTGATCGGGGCGTGGAAGCTCGAGAGTTTCAACGTCGACGAGGGCAAGGGCGGAGAGAAGCCGCGGTTCGGTCCCGAGCCGGCCGGTTACTTGATGTACACCGAAAACGAGCGCATGGCGGCGGTGCTGATGGGAACGCATCGCCCGTCGCTCAACCCGCCGAAGTCGGTCGGGGGTCCCGCGAGCGGTCAGTGTATCGAGTCGGTCGCCGACTTCCTCGCGTACGCCGGACGCTACGAAATCAAAGGCGATCGCGTCTTCCATCACGTCGAAGTCTGTGTGTTCACCAATCTCGTTGGGACGACGCTCGAGCGCCAGTTCACGATCGCCGGCGACACGCTGACTATTCGCACCGTGCCGCCGGAGATCTGGGGCTCGTCTAACGTATTGGTGTGGAAGAGGGCGTAG
- a CDS encoding NAD(P)-binding domain-containing protein, protein MKIGIIGSDDRAVAIGKLFTEGGHEVEFSDPRDRRAAEEAASKAGAEADIPYALASTMEILIFAVPHDEIDAALAAIGTLQTPQAIVEAGNSRPTGDDITDAECLAKKLDSHSVVRALIVLPQAGANIPICGDDPIAKTLVEQAFAACNCVVTDRGPLTNAAELYPPPQTSEQGTIDATTPSSTPIR, encoded by the coding sequence ATGAAGATTGGCATCATCGGTTCAGACGACCGCGCGGTTGCTATCGGCAAGCTCTTCACGGAGGGCGGTCATGAGGTAGAGTTTAGCGACCCTCGCGACAGGCGCGCTGCAGAGGAAGCGGCGAGCAAGGCAGGCGCTGAGGCGGACATTCCGTACGCGTTAGCAAGCACCATGGAAATCTTGATCTTTGCAGTGCCGCATGACGAAATCGACGCCGCCCTCGCGGCCATCGGTACGTTGCAGACGCCGCAGGCAATCGTCGAAGCCGGAAACTCGCGGCCCACGGGTGACGATATAACCGATGCCGAGTGCCTTGCCAAGAAATTGGACTCGCACTCGGTCGTACGGGCGCTCATCGTGCTACCGCAGGCCGGCGCCAACATCCCGATCTGCGGAGACGATCCGATCGCGAAGACGCTGGTCGAGCAGGCGTTCGCGGCATGCAACTGCGTCGTCACCGATCGCGGCCCGCTTACGAACGCGGCCGAACTCTATCCGCCGCCGCAGACGTCGGAGCAGGGTACGATCGACGCGACTACGCCCTCTTCCACACCAATACGTTAG